GCCGCGGCGAGCTTGGCGGCCGCGTCGGCGTCCACACAGGACTGGATCACCGCGTTCAGTTCGCCGTCCAGGACCTGGTCCAGGTTGTACGACTTGAAGCCCGTGCGGTGGTCCGAGATGCGGTTCTCCGGGTAGTTGTACGTCCGGATGCGCTCGGAGCGGTCCACGGTGCGGACCTGGCTGCGGCGCGCGTCCGAGGCCTCCTGTTCGGCGGCCTCCTGCGCGGCGGCCAGCAGCCGCGAGCGCAGGATACGCATGGCCGACTCCTTGTTCTGGAGCTGGCTCTTCTCGTTCTGGCAGGAGGCCACGATACCGGTCGGCAGGTGGGTGATCCGGACGGCCGAGTCGGTGGTGTTGACGGACTGGCCGCCGGGGCCGGACGAGCGGTAGACGTCGATCCGCAGATCGTTGGCGTGCACCTCGACCTCGACCTCCTCGGCCTCGGGGGTGACCAGCACGCCCGCCGCCGAGGTGTGGATGCGGCCCTGCGACTCGGTGGCCGGCACCCGCTGCACGCGGTGCACGCCGCCCTCGTACTTCAGGCGCGCCCAGACGCCCTGGCCGGGCGCGATCGTGCCGCGGGTCTTGACCGCGACCGAGACGTCCTTGTAGCCGCCGAGGTCGGACTCGTTGGAGTCGATGAGCTCGGTCTTCCAGCCGATCCGCTCCGCGAAGCGCAGGTACATCCGGAGCAGGTCGGCGGCGAACAGCGCGGACTCCTCGCCGCCCTCACCCGCCTTGATCTCCAGGATGACGTCCTTCTCGTCGCTCGGGTCGCGGGGGACGAGCAGCAGTCGCAGGTCCTCGGTCAGCTCCGCCCGGCGGGCCTCCGCGGACTTGATCTCGGCGATGAAGTCCGGGTCCTCGGCCGCGAACTCACGGGCCGCCTCGACGTCCTCGCCGGCCTGGCGCCAGGCGCGGTAGGCGACGGTGATCGGCGTCAGCTCCGCGTAGCGCTTGGAGAGTTTGCGGGCGTTCGCCTGGTCGGCGTGGACGGAGGGGTCGGCCAGCCTCTCCTCGAGGGCGGCGTGCTCTACGAGGAGCTCTTCGACTGCCTCGAACATGGGGTGGGCCTACTTCCCGTGAGCTGTGTCTGCGGTCTGGCGGTACTGCCGGGCGGTGCGGTGGCCGCGGGGTGCGGTGCGCGGCGCTGCGGTGCGGCGTGCGGCGGCGCAAAGACGCGAACGGCGCCGGCCCCCGTGCCCCCGTGGTACGCGGGGGCGCAGGAGACCGGCGCCGAAAGGACGCTAGGCCTGCTCGTCGGCCTGCTTCGTGCTGTGGGTCTTGCCGAAGCGCGCCTCGAAGCGGGCGACACGGCCACCGGTGTCCATGATCTTCTGCTTGCCGGTGTAGAACGGGTGGCACTGCGAGCAGACCTCGGCGCGGATGACGCCGCTGGTCTCGGTCGAGCGGGTGGTGAACTCGTTGCCGCAGGTGCAGGTCACGTTGGTGACCACGTACTGGGGGTGAACGTTGGGCTTCAAGGGATCTCCTAGGTTCGGGAGGGCACCGGGTCGGCAGCTCTGGCAGCAGCACGTGAACCGGGACCGACGGACCAGTCTGCCAGGACTGGTCGCTTCTTCCCAAACCGAGCACCGGCCGGGGATATTCCGGGTACGTCCTAGCGCTCGGCGGCAGGAGTCGTCGGGCTGGCCGACGGCGCCTGGGCGCGGGCCGTGGCGGCGCCCGAGGGCGTGGTGGCCGGGTTGGCGGGCTGGACGTTCAGCGCGGACTGCGGCACCGCCCGGTCGGCCTTCAGGGCGCCCCACAGCTGGTCCGCCACGGGCTGCTGGGCGACCACCCTGTTCGGGTCGGAGGGAGCCGTCACCACCGGCAGGGTGACCATGGTGAGCTGGTCGGGTCCGATGCCCTTGAGCGACTGCGCGAGACCGACCAGCGAGTTCACCGAGGCCAGGTCGGAGTCGGTGGTGATGCTGCTGGTGAGGGTGTCGCCGACGGACCAGAGCTTGACCGGGTTGGACAGCAGCCCGATCGAGCCGACCTGCTGCAGGACGGACTTCATCATCTGCTTCTGCAACTCGATCCGGCCCAGGTCGCTGCCGTCGCCGACGCCGTGCCGGGTACGGACGAACGCCAGGGCCTGCGTCCCGTTGAGGTGGTGGGTCCCGGCGGCCAGCTTCAGGCCGCTGTCCTTGTCGTCGATGGCCACCGAGGTCGTGACGGTGGCCCCGCCTATCGCGTCGACGACGCGGGCGAAGCCGGAGAAGTCGATCTCGACGTAGTGGTCCATCCGCAGCCCGGTGAACTGCTCCGCGGTCTTCACCGCGCACGCGGCGCCACCGGCCTCGTACGCACTGTTGAACATCGCCCGCTGGACGGCCGGTGTGGCCTTGCCGGCGGCGTCGGTGCAGGCCGGGCGGCTGACCAGGGTGTCACGTGGGATCGAGACCACCTCGGCCCGGGAGTGGTCCTGGTTGACGTGGACCACCATCGCGGTGTCCGACCGCGCGGTGTCACCGGTGGCCCCGCCCGCCAGCGAGCCGTTGGCGCCGGCCCGCGAGTCGGAGCCGAGGACGAGCAGGTTGAACGAGCCGTCGGTGGCGGCCGGGGGCCGGGAGGTGCCCAGGCGGGCGTTGATGTCGACGCTCTTGATGTTCGCGTTGAGCTTCCAGTACGCGTAGCCCGCCGCGGCGCCGCCGAGGACCAGGACGGCGACGAGGCCGCACACGGCGATCCGCAGAGCGCGGCTGCGCGGCCTGCGGCCCTTCTGGTGCTCGCCCATCCGGTCCCGTCCTCGCGTCTGCGGCAGGCACCCGGTGCGACCAGGGCTTTTGCCGGTTCTACGACGTATGGCCGATATGCCACTCTTTCGAGGATAGCGAAGCCGGTGGGGATGGGCGCCCGCTGAGCGGCCGGGCCCCCGCGGGCCCGGCACCTCGCCCGTCGTCGCCGGTACGGCGCCCCCGCGCGGGCCCGGCCGGGCCCCCGCGGGCCGGGCCACTCAGCGGGCCCCGGGGCGGACGCCGGAAACCCGGGAGCCCCGGGCCGCGTGTGCGGCCCGGGGCTCCCGGGTTCGTTCCGATCCGTCTCCCGACGGAGCGTCAGTCGCCCGACCCGGGGGTCGTCTTGGCGATCTGCATCAGGAACTCGGCGTTGCTCTTGGTCTTCTTCATCTTGTCCAGCAGCAGCTCGATCGCCTGCTGCGAGTCGAGCGCGTGCAGCACCCGGCGGAGCTTCCAGGTGATGGCCAACTCCTCGCTGCCCAGCAGGATCTCCTCCTTGCGGGTGCTGGAGGCGTCGACGTCGACGGCCGGGAAGATGCGCTTGTCCGAGAGCTTGCGGTCGAGCTTGAGCTCCATGTTGCCGGTGCCCTTGAACTCCTCGAAGACGACCTCGTCGGCCCGGGAGCCGGTCTCCACCAGCGCGGTGGCGAGGATGGTCAGCGAGCCGCCGTTCTCGATGTTGCGCGCGGCGCCGAAGAACTTCTTCGGCGGGTAGAGCGCGGTCGAGTCGACACCACCGGACAGGATGCGGCCGGAGGCCGGCGCCGCCAGGTTGTAGGCACGGCCGAGGCGGGTGATCGAGTCCAGCAGGATCACCACGTCGTGGCCCAGCTCCACCAGGCGCTTGGCGCGCTCGATGGCCAGCTCCGCGACCACGGTGTGGTCCTCGGCCGGGCGGTCGAAGGTCGAGGAGATGACCTCGCCCTTCACCGACCGCTGCATGTCGGTGACCTCCTCCGGACGCTCGTCCACCAGGACGACCATCAGGTGGCACTCGGGGTTGTTGGTGGTGATCGCGTTGGCGATCGCCTGCATGATCATCGTCTTGCCGGTCTTCGGCGGGGCGACGATCAGGCCGCGCTGGCCCTTGCCGATCGGGGCGACCAGGTCGATGATCCGGGTCGTCAGCACGCCCGGGTCGGTCTCCAGGCGCAGCCGCTCCTGCGGGTACAGCGGGGTCAGCTTGCCGAACTCGGGGCGGCCGCGGCCGCTCTCCGGGTCCATGCCGTTGACGGAGTCCAGCCGCACCATGGCGTTGAACTTCTCGCGGCGCTCGCCGTCCTTGGGCTGGCGCACGGCGCCGGTGATCGCGTCACCCTTGCGCAGGCCGTTCTTGCGGACCTGGGCGAGCGAGACGTAGACGTCGTTGCTGCCCGGCAGGTAGCCCGAGGTCCGCACGAACGCGTAGTTGTCCAGGATGTCCAGGATGCCGGCGACGGGGATGAGCACGTCGTCGTCGTTGACCTGCACCTCCGGCTGGCCCACGTCGAAGCCGTCCCGGCGGGTGCCGCGGCCCCGGCGGTCACGGTAGCGACCACGCCGGCCACGGCGGCCGTCGCCGAACTCGTCGTCGTCGTAGCCGCCCTGCTGGGGCTGCGACTGACCGCCCTGCTGGCTCTGGCTCTGGCCCTGGTTCTGGCTCTGGCCCTGGTTCTGGCTCTGGCGGTTCTGCTGGCCCTCGCCCTGGCCGGCGGACTGCTGGCCGGACTGGGGCTGGCCGCCCTGGCGCTCGGCACGGTCCCGGCGGTTGCGGCGGTCGCGGCGCGACTCACGGCTGTCGCCGTCCTGGCCGGCCTGCGCCTCGGCGCCGTCCTGGCGCTCGCTGCCGTCCCGGCGGTCGCGGCGGTCGCGACGGTCGCGACGGCTCTCGCTGCGGCCGTCCTCGGTGCGAGCCTCGAACGGGCGGGTGTCGGCCTGGCGGGTGTCGGCCTGCTTGGCCTCCGCCTGCTTCGCCTCGGTGGCGACCGCGGCGGCGGCCTCCTCGGCGGTCGGTGCGCCGGCGGCCGAGGTGGCGCGGCGGCGGGTGCGCTCGGCACGGGCCGGAGCGGCGGTCTCGGCGGCGGCCTGGACCGGGATGTCGATCTGGGACTGCGCGTCGGCCGCGGGGGCCTCGGCCTGGGCGGCGCGGGTGCGGCGGGCCGGCTTCTCGGCCGGCTCGGCGGCGGCCGGCTCAGCGGCGGCCGGGGCCTCGGCGGGGGCGGCCTTGGCGGCGCGCTTGGCCGCCGGAGCGGCCGGGGCGGAGCCGGCCAGCAGCGGGTCGCCGCCGCTCTTCTCCTTGATGGCGTCGATGAGCTGGCTCTTGCGCAGGCGGCCGGTGCCGCTGATGCCCAGCGTCGAGGCGAGCTTCTGGAGCTCGGCCAGGACGAGACCGTCCAGGCCCGCAGCGGCGGCGCGACGGCGTCGGGCCGGAGCCGCCGGAGCGGCGGCTGCGTCCGTCGCCTCGGCGTCCGGGCGCGCGCCCATCAGATCGGTGGTGTCGCTCACTAAGGGTCCTTCCCTGGAGCGGACGTCGGCCTGTCTGGCTCGGCGACCGGTTGTGCTGTCCTGGCCGACGCTCGTCTGCGTCGGCCCGAGGCTGTGGTCCCCCGAATGAAGGTGCCAGTCGGGAGAGAGCTGCGAGGTGCGGTGCGTGAAGCACTGGGTGGTGCTCAGTCGGCGCGGTGGGCCGGTCTCGTGCCGGCCTTGCTGCCTGCGAATCCCGGGCCCCCGTTGCGAGACGGCCCGTGCTCCGCCCGGGCGGGCCTCTAGGTAGGAGGCCGCGGGTGGGAGTCAGGTGCCGTCACGGCTTCGGGATGCGGCCGCAATCGCGCAGGCAGGCTGCGTACGCGCTGTGGTGGGCTCCCGGAGAATCGTGGTCCCGTGCATCGCCCGGACTCCGCGGAAACGGAGTACTGGGACAGGGACGCGGCGCACCGAGCCCCGGAGGGCACCTGGTGCAGCAATGAGGTTAACACTACCGACCCCCTCAGACATTCCCCAGCCTTGCGCTTGCCAATCGTGTCCGTACGTCCCTTCCGCACCGCACGGGCGAAAGCGACGACGGGACGAATCCGGCCGCTCAGACGTCGAGCGGGAGTACCGCCGCGCCGACGCGGTCGAGTTCGAGCCGGTGCGCGGCGAACCCGGGGCCCGCGAAGCCGAGCAGCTTCTCGGCGCTCTCCTCCGAGGCCAGCGCGAGCACCGTCGGACCGGCGCCGGAGATCACCGCGGGCACGCCCTCGGCGCGCAGCGCGCCCACCAGCCCGGCACTGTCGGGCATCGCGGAGGCCCGGTAGTCCTGGTGGAGACGGTCCTCGGTGGCGGCGAGCAGCAGCTCGGGCCGCCGGGTGAGCGCCTCGACCAGCAGGGCGGCGCGGCCGGCGTTCGCGGCGGCGTCGGACAGCGGGACGTTCTTCGGCAGCAGGCCGCGGGCGGTCTCGGTGAGCACCTCGGTGGACGGGATGAAGACCACCGGCACGACCTGCGCGGACGGTTCCAGCGTCACGGCCTTGGCGCGGTCCTCGTCCGTCCAGGCGATGGTGAAACCGCCGCGCAGACAGGCGGCGACGTTGTCGGGGTGGCCCTCCAGCTCGGAGGCGAGGGCGAGCAGCGCCTCATCGTCCAGCGCGGAGGGGCCGCCGATGGTGACGGCGCGGGCGGCGACGATGCCGGCGCAGATCGCGGCGGAGGAGGAGCCGAGGCCGCGGCCGTGCGGTATCCGGTTGGCGCAGACCACCTCGAGGCCGCGCGGCTGGCCGCCGAGGCGGTCGAAGGCGGCCCGCATGGAGCGGACGACCAGGTGGCGCTCGTCCCGGGCGAGGGAGTCGGCGCCCTGGCCGGCGATGTCGACGGCGAGCCCGGCGTCGGCGACGCGGACCACCACGTCGTCGTAGAGGCCCAGGGCGAGTCCGAAGGCGTCGAAGCCGGGACCCAGGTTGGCGCTGGTCGCGGGGACCCGGACCCGGACGGCGGCGGCACGGAACGCAGGACCGGCCATGGGCTGGACCCTCCTGGGGAGCTAGGCGCTGCCGCTCCCCGGACGAGGTCCGGCGAGCGTCGTTGCGAGGTGGTGGCGGGGGCGGTGGGGTGGCGGGCAACCCGGCCTGGCGCGGGCGGCGGCGGGTCGGGGGGCGGGGTCTGCTCGGCAGGGCCCCGGCGGGGGCGGGCGGTCACAGTCGACGGCGCGGCCCTGGGGTCGGGTCGGGCCCGGGGCATGTGCCACACGGCCGAACCCAGAGTATCGAAGAGAAGTTCCACAGCGGTACACCCCACCGCCGATCGGTCCGGTGTGTTGCCGGTTCTGGCCGGAATGCACGCCGCAATTGCGGGGAAAAGGGCCGGGAAATTGACACAAAAGTGTCATCCGAAGACGCCGGTGGGCCAACCCCCGAAAGGGTCGGCCCACCGGCGTCGCAGGTCCGGACGGGTGGCCCCGGCCGTTCGGAGCGTCCGTTTCCGGTCAGTCCAGCAGGCCCAGCCGACGGGCGGCGGCCTCCGCCTCGATCGGGACGACGGGGGGCTGCGGCGCACCGGCCACCGCCCAGTCCGGGTCCTTCAGACCGTTGCCGGTGACGGTGCAGACGATCCGCTGGCCCGGGTCGACCAGGCCGGCCTCCGCCTTCGCCAGCAGGCCGGCCACGCTGGCCGCCGAGGCGGGCTCCACGAAGACGCCCTCCTGCGAGGCCAACAGCCGGTAGGCGGACAGGATCTGACGATCCGTCACCTTGTCGATGAGGCCGCCCGAGTCGTCCCGCGCGGCGATCGCGTAGTCCCAGGAGGCCGGGTTGCCGATCCGGATCGCGGTCGCGATGGTCTGCGGCTTGAGCACCGGGTGACCGTCCACGATCGGGGCCGAACCGGAGGCCTGGAAGCCCCACATGCGCGGCAGCCGGGAGGACAGACCGTCGGTGGCGTACTCGCGGTAGCCCTTCCAGTACGCGGTGATGTTGCCCGCGTTGCCGACCGGCAGGACGTGGATGTCCGGGGCGTCGCCCAGCATGTCCACGATCTCGAAGGCGGCGGTCTTCTGGCCCTCGATGCGCACCGGGTTCACCGAGTTGACCAGCGCCACCGGGTACTTCTCGGACAGTTCACGCGCAAGGGTGAGGCAGTCGTCGAAGTTGCCGTCCACCTGAAGGATCTTGGCGCCGTGCACCAGCGCCTGGCCCATCTTGCCCAGCGCGATCTTGCCCTGCGGGACCAGCACCGCCGAGACCATGCCGGCGCGCACCGCGTACGCCGCCGCCGAGGCCGAAGTGTTGCCGGTGGAGGCGCAGATGACGGCCTGGGCGCCGTCCTCCTTGGCCTTGGAGATCGCCATCGTCATGCCGCGGTCCTTGAAGGACCCGGTCGGGTTGGCGCCCTCGACCTTGAGGTACACCTCACAACCCGTGCGCTCGGAGAGCACCTGCGCGGGGACGAGCGGCGTGCCGCCCTCCAGCAGGGTGACCACCGGAGTGGAGTCGCTCACCGGCAGCCGGTCGCGGTACTCCTCGATGAGGCCGCGCCACTGGTGGGTGTGCGCAGCTCTGTCGATGACTGCGTTCATGGTGCTTCCTACTCCCCTTCGACCCGCATGATGCTGGCCACGCCCCGCACGCTGTCGAGCGCGCGGAGCTTGTCGACCGTCGCCGAGAGCGCGGCGTCGGTGGCACGGTGGGTGACCACGACGAGCGAGGCGTCGCCGTCGCGTCCCTGCTGGCGCACGGTGTCGATGGAGACGCCGTGCTCGGCGAAGGTGGACGCCACCTGGGCGAGCACCCCCGCACGGTCGTCCACGTCCAGGCTGACGTGGTAGCGCGTGACGACCTCGTCCATCGGCATGGCCGGCAGCCGGGCGTAGACCGAGTCGCCGGGGCCGGTGGAGCCGGCGACCTTGTTGCGGCAGACCGCCACCAGGTCGCCGAGCACCGCGGAGGCGGTCGGCGCGCCGCCGGCGCCCGGGCCGTAGAACATCAGCCGGCCGGCCGCCTCGGCCTCGACGAACACCGCGTTGTAGGCCTCGCGGACGGAGGCGAGCGGGTGGCTCAGCGGGATCATCGCGGGGTGCACCCGGGCGGTGACGGAGCTGCCGTCGGCCGAGCGCTCGCAGATCGCGAGGAGCTTGACCACGCAGCCCATCTGCTTGGCGGAGGCGATGTCGGCGGCGGTCACCTCGGTCAGGCCCTCGCGGTAGACGTCCGCGGCGGTGACCTTGGTGTGGAAGGCGATGCCCGCCAGGATCGCGGCCTTGGCGGCGGCGTCGAAGCCCTCGACGTCGGCCGTCGGGTCCGCCTCGGCGTAGCCGAGCGCGGTGGCCTCCTCCAGCGCCTCCGAGTAACCGGCGCCGGTGGAGTCCATCTTGTCGAGGATGAAGTTGGTGGTGCCGTTGACGATGCCGAGCACCCGGTTGACCCGGTCGCCGGCCAGCGACTCGCGCAGCGGGCGGATCAGCGGGATCGCACCGGCCACCGCGGCCTCGTAGTACAGGTCGACGCCGGCCTCGGCGGCCGCGGCGTGCAGCTCCGTGCCGTCCTTGGCGAGCAGCGCCTTGTTCGCGCTGACCACCGAGGCGCCCTGTTTGAACGCGGACAGGATCAGGTGCTTGGACGGCTCGATACCGCCCACCACCTCGATCACGACATCGATGTCGCCCCGGTTGACCAGGGCCTCGGCATCGGTGGTGAGCAGGTGCTCGGGCACTCCCGGCCGGGCCCGGCCGGCCCGGCGGACGGCGATGCCGGCGAGCTCGACCGGCGCGCCGATGCGCGCGGCGAGGTCGGCGGCGTCCGTCGTCATGATGCGCGCCACCTCGGAGCCCACCACACCACAGCCCAGCAACGCCACCTTCAGCGGCCGCGTACGCATCATCCGACTCCGCTCTGCATTCTTCGTGTAATCCGGCGCCCTTTTCGGACGGGCACCGGACTTCGGTCTGTACCAGTCTCCGGGACTTTCCGTACGGATCTACGGTCGTTCCATGATCTGAGACAAGAATTTCGTCATCCGATATCGAGACGCAGGAGATCCTCCTCCGTCTCGCGCCGGACGATCACCCGGGCCGCCCCGTCCCTGACGGCGACCACGGGCGGCTTCAGCGCGTGGTTGTAGTTGCTCGCCATCGAGCGGCAGTACGCGCCGGTGGCGGGGACGGCGATCAGGTCGCCCGGTGCCAGGTCGGCCGGCAGGAAGGCGTCCCGGACCACGATGTCGCCCGACTCGCAGTGCTTGCCGACCACCCTGACCAGCATCGGCTCCGCGTCGCTGGTCCGCGAGACCAGCGCCACCGAGTACTGCGCGTCGTACAGCGCGGTGCGGATGTTGTCGGACATGCCGCCGTCCACGCTGACGTACGTCCGCAGGCCCTCCAGCGGCTTGATGGTGCCCACCTCGTACAGCGTGAAGGCCGTCGGGCCGACGATCGCCCGGCCCGGCTCCACGCTCAGCCGGGGCGCCCGCAGGCTCGCGGAGGCGCACTCGCGGCGGACGATCTCGGCCAGCGCGGCCGCGATCTCGGCCGGCTCGCGCGGGTCGTCCTCGCTGGTGTAGGCGATGCCGAGGCCACCGCCGAGGTCGATCTCCGGCAGCTCCACGCCGTGTTCGTCGCGCACCTCGGAGAGCAGGCCCACCACCCGGCGGGCCGCGACCTCGAAGCCCGCCATGTCGAAGATCTGCGAGCCGATGTGCGAGTGGATGCCGCGCAGTTCCAGGCTCGGCTCGGCGAGCACCTGGCGGACCGCCTCAGCGGCGGCGCCGCCGGAGAGCGAGAGGCCGAACTTCTGGTCCTCGTGGGCGGTCGCGATGAACTCGTGGGTGTGCGCCTCGACGCCCACCGTGACCCGGATCAGCACCGCCTGGCGCACACCCTGGCCGGCGGCGATCGCGGCCAGCCGGGCGATCTCCGCGTAGGAGTCGACCACGATGTGGCCCACGCCGGTCTTGACCGCGTGCTCCAGTTCGTCCGAGGACTTGTTGTTGCCGTGCAGCGCGATCCGCTCGGCCGGCATCCCGGCGGCGAGCGCCACCGCCAGCTCGCCCTGGCTGCACACGTCGAGGTTGAGCCCCTCCTCGTGCAGCCAGCGCACGACCGCCTTGGAGAGGAACGCCTTGCCCGCGTAGTACACGTCCGCGCCCTCGCCGAAGGCGTCCCGCCAGGCGCGGGCACGGCTGCGGAAGTCGTCCTCGTCCAGCACGTACGCCGGGGTGCCGTACTCGGCGGCCAGCGACTTCACGTCCAGCCCGCCGACGGTGGCCACACCCTCGGCGTCGCGGGCGACCGTACGGGACCACACCTTGGGATCGAGGACGTTCAGGTCGCTCGGCGGGGCCTGGTAGTGGCCCTCGGGCAGCACGTCGCCGTGGCGCGGGCCTGCGGGGTGGGCGGAGCGGCTCATTTCCTCATCCTCATGTGACTGGCTGGTGGAGGCGCTGGGCTATGGAAAGGGGCGGCGACGGTCGTGGACCGACCGTCACCGCCCCGTCGTCGCGTCGGGGGCGGTTACATCCGCTCGGGGGCTGTCACGCCGAGCAGCGTGAGGCCGTTGGCGACGACCGTCCGTGCGGCCTCCACCAGCCAGAGACGGGCACGGTGCGTGTCCGTCGTCTCCTCGTCGCCCTTGGGCAGGAAGATGCAGTTGTCGTACAGGCGGTGGTAGACACCCGCCACGTCCTCCAGGTAGCGCGCCACGTGGTGCGGCTCGCGCGTCTGGCCGGCCTTGGCCAGGATCCGCGGGAACTCGCCGAGCGCGCCGAGCATGTCGCTCTCCCACTGGGTGGCGAGCAGCTCGGGTTTGAAGTCCTCGGCCGTGCCCTTGTCGACGCCCAGCTCCTTGGCCTTGCGGGCCACGCCGCACATCCGGGTGTGCGCGTACTGGACGTAGTAGACCGGGTTCTCGTTGCTCTGGCTGGTCAGCACGTTGATGTCGAGCGTGATGGTGGAGTCGGTGGAGGAGCGGGCCAGGGTGTAGCGGGCCGCGTCCACCCCGATCCAGTCCACGACGTCGTCGATGGTGATGATGTTGCCGGCCCGCTTGGACATGCGGACCTCCTCACCGTCACGCAGCATCTTGACGAACTGGCCGATCTTGACCTCGATGTTGCGGTCCATGTCGTCACCCGCGCAGGCCGCGATGGCCTTGAGCCGGTTGACGTAGCCGTGGTGGTCGGCGCCGAGCATGTAGACCGAGACCTCGCTGCCGCGGTCCCGCTTGCTCAGGTAGTAGGCGGCGTCGGCGGCGAAGTAGGTCGTCTCGCCGTCGGCCTTGATCAGGACGCGGTCCTTGTCGTCGCCGAAGTCGGTGGTGCGCAGCCAGATCGCGCCGTCCCGGTCGAAGACGT
The sequence above is drawn from the Kitasatospora sp. NBC_00315 genome and encodes:
- the thrB gene encoding homoserine kinase produces the protein MAGPAFRAAAVRVRVPATSANLGPGFDAFGLALGLYDDVVVRVADAGLAVDIAGQGADSLARDERHLVVRSMRAAFDRLGGQPRGLEVVCANRIPHGRGLGSSSAAICAGIVAARAVTIGGPSALDDEALLALASELEGHPDNVAACLRGGFTIAWTDEDRAKAVTLEPSAQVVPVVFIPSTEVLTETARGLLPKNVPLSDAAANAGRAALLVEALTRRPELLLAATEDRLHQDYRASAMPDSAGLVGALRAEGVPAVISGAGPTVLALASEESAEKLLGFAGPGFAAHRLELDRVGAAVLPLDV
- the thrC gene encoding threonine synthase translates to MNAVIDRAAHTHQWRGLIEEYRDRLPVSDSTPVVTLLEGGTPLVPAQVLSERTGCEVYLKVEGANPTGSFKDRGMTMAISKAKEDGAQAVICASTGNTSASAAAYAVRAGMVSAVLVPQGKIALGKMGQALVHGAKILQVDGNFDDCLTLARELSEKYPVALVNSVNPVRIEGQKTAAFEIVDMLGDAPDIHVLPVGNAGNITAYWKGYREYATDGLSSRLPRMWGFQASGSAPIVDGHPVLKPQTIATAIRIGNPASWDYAIAARDDSGGLIDKVTDRQILSAYRLLASQEGVFVEPASAASVAGLLAKAEAGLVDPGQRIVCTVTGNGLKDPDWAVAGAPQPPVVPIEAEAAARRLGLLD
- the rpmE gene encoding 50S ribosomal protein L31, which produces MKPNVHPQYVVTNVTCTCGNEFTTRSTETSGVIRAEVCSQCHPFYTGKQKIMDTGGRVARFEARFGKTHSTKQADEQA
- a CDS encoding homoserine dehydrogenase, encoding MMRTRPLKVALLGCGVVGSEVARIMTTDAADLAARIGAPVELAGIAVRRAGRARPGVPEHLLTTDAEALVNRGDIDVVIEVVGGIEPSKHLILSAFKQGASVVSANKALLAKDGTELHAAAAEAGVDLYYEAAVAGAIPLIRPLRESLAGDRVNRVLGIVNGTTNFILDKMDSTGAGYSEALEEATALGYAEADPTADVEGFDAAAKAAILAGIAFHTKVTAADVYREGLTEVTAADIASAKQMGCVVKLLAICERSADGSSVTARVHPAMIPLSHPLASVREAYNAVFVEAEAAGRLMFYGPGAGGAPTASAVLGDLVAVCRNKVAGSTGPGDSVYARLPAMPMDEVVTRYHVSLDVDDRAGVLAQVASTFAEHGVSIDTVRQQGRDGDASLVVVTHRATDAALSATVDKLRALDSVRGVASIMRVEGE
- the prfA gene encoding peptide chain release factor 1, with the protein product MFEAVEELLVEHAALEERLADPSVHADQANARKLSKRYAELTPITVAYRAWRQAGEDVEAAREFAAEDPDFIAEIKSAEARRAELTEDLRLLLVPRDPSDEKDVILEIKAGEGGEESALFAADLLRMYLRFAERIGWKTELIDSNESDLGGYKDVSVAVKTRGTIAPGQGVWARLKYEGGVHRVQRVPATESQGRIHTSAAGVLVTPEAEEVEVEVHANDLRIDVYRSSGPGGQSVNTTDSAVRITHLPTGIVASCQNEKSQLQNKESAMRILRSRLLAAAQEAAEQEASDARRSQVRTVDRSERIRTYNYPENRISDHRTGFKSYNLDQVLDGELNAVIQSCVDADAAAKLAAANQN
- the rho gene encoding transcription termination factor Rho; protein product: MSDTTDLMGARPDAEATDAAAAPAAPARRRRAAAAGLDGLVLAELQKLASTLGISGTGRLRKSQLIDAIKEKSGGDPLLAGSAPAAPAAKRAAKAAPAEAPAAAEPAAAEPAEKPARRTRAAQAEAPAADAQSQIDIPVQAAAETAAPARAERTRRRATSAAGAPTAEEAAAAVATEAKQAEAKQADTRQADTRPFEARTEDGRSESRRDRRDRRDRRDGSERQDGAEAQAGQDGDSRESRRDRRNRRDRAERQGGQPQSGQQSAGQGEGQQNRQSQNQGQSQNQGQSQSQQGGQSQPQQGGYDDDEFGDGRRGRRGRYRDRRGRGTRRDGFDVGQPEVQVNDDDVLIPVAGILDILDNYAFVRTSGYLPGSNDVYVSLAQVRKNGLRKGDAITGAVRQPKDGERREKFNAMVRLDSVNGMDPESGRGRPEFGKLTPLYPQERLRLETDPGVLTTRIIDLVAPIGKGQRGLIVAPPKTGKTMIMQAIANAITTNNPECHLMVVLVDERPEEVTDMQRSVKGEVISSTFDRPAEDHTVVAELAIERAKRLVELGHDVVILLDSITRLGRAYNLAAPASGRILSGGVDSTALYPPKKFFGAARNIENGGSLTILATALVETGSRADEVVFEEFKGTGNMELKLDRKLSDKRIFPAVDVDASSTRKEEILLGSEELAITWKLRRVLHALDSQQAIELLLDKMKKTKSNAEFLMQIAKTTPGSGD
- a CDS encoding LCP family protein, whose translation is MGEHQKGRRPRSRALRIAVCGLVAVLVLGGAAAGYAYWKLNANIKSVDINARLGTSRPPAATDGSFNLLVLGSDSRAGANGSLAGGATGDTARSDTAMVVHVNQDHSRAEVVSIPRDTLVSRPACTDAAGKATPAVQRAMFNSAYEAGGAACAVKTAEQFTGLRMDHYVEIDFSGFARVVDAIGGATVTTSVAIDDKDSGLKLAAGTHHLNGTQALAFVRTRHGVGDGSDLGRIELQKQMMKSVLQQVGSIGLLSNPVKLWSVGDTLTSSITTDSDLASVNSLVGLAQSLKGIGPDQLTMVTLPVVTAPSDPNRVVAQQPVADQLWGALKADRAVPQSALNVQPANPATTPSGAATARAQAPSASPTTPAAER
- the lysA gene encoding diaminopimelate decarboxylase; this translates as MSRSAHPAGPRHGDVLPEGHYQAPPSDLNVLDPKVWSRTVARDAEGVATVGGLDVKSLAAEYGTPAYVLDEDDFRSRARAWRDAFGEGADVYYAGKAFLSKAVVRWLHEEGLNLDVCSQGELAVALAAGMPAERIALHGNNKSSDELEHAVKTGVGHIVVDSYAEIARLAAIAAGQGVRQAVLIRVTVGVEAHTHEFIATAHEDQKFGLSLSGGAAAEAVRQVLAEPSLELRGIHSHIGSQIFDMAGFEVAARRVVGLLSEVRDEHGVELPEIDLGGGLGIAYTSEDDPREPAEIAAALAEIVRRECASASLRAPRLSVEPGRAIVGPTAFTLYEVGTIKPLEGLRTYVSVDGGMSDNIRTALYDAQYSVALVSRTSDAEPMLVRVVGKHCESGDIVVRDAFLPADLAPGDLIAVPATGAYCRSMASNYNHALKPPVVAVRDGAARVIVRRETEEDLLRLDIG